Below is a genomic region from Thermanaerothrix sp..
ACCTTCCCCCGAAAAGAGGGCCTTCATGGAACCCTTGGTTTGTAGTTCTATTTCTGGACTGCTGGCCAGCCAGGCGCCGCCCTGGGCGAAAAGACCGTTCCCTTCTAATTCTACTACCAGAATGTCGCCGGGGTAGGACGGAGCAAGGATAAGCTCGCTTCCATCCTCTTGAGCCGTAAAGAGCGAAGCAAAGATGTTTTCTCCGCCCAGGGCGGCGCCGATGGCCCCGAAAAGCCCCTTGCCGGTGGTTTTCGCCTGGAGCTCCACCGAAGGGCTCATGGCCGCCATGGCTCCGGCCTCGGCCTTGATCTGTTCCCGAGCATCAAGGGTGATATGAAGGGTGGAAAAGACTGGCGCATGGTGAATCTCGTATCGCATGGTTGCCTCCTTTTGCTTTTTGTGGATCCCTGTTCTACAATGAGAGTAATGGGTCCTGGCCCCTTATGCAAGGGTAACACCTTGTGTTATGAGAAACAAAGCTTTTTATTAAAATAGGTGAACGCAATGGTACGGAAATACACTTTTTCACGGAACGGTTTTGTGGAAGCCCCCGATGCCCCCACGGTATTTCATTTCTTTGAGGTAACCCAGAAAGAGATGGATGAACTTGTAAACACCTACAACCTTGATCCCCACAACATAGCTTCTGCCCTTGATCCTGAAGAAGTGGCCCGTCTGGAATATGATGATGAAACAGGTATTACCACCCTTATCTGGAAGGTCCCTACGACGATTAGATTGAATGNNNNNNNNNNTCATCGTTTAATGTGGTAAGCATGGGCCTTTTTGTAGTGGAAAAGTCTATCATCGTTATCTCCGCAGAAGAATGTGGTTATTTTGGTTCCCTTGCGGGAAAGAATACCGCTCCCCGTCAAGTCAATGATCCCTTTGATATCCTCCTGGTGATTATTGAGCGGACCATCCGCCACTTTGTGGAACACCTGCGGGTTATCAAGATGCTGTCAAAAGAAATACAACAAAAGCTTAACAGC
It encodes:
- a CDS encoding TIGR00266 family protein, producing MRYEIHHAPVFSTLHITLDAREQIKAEAGAMAAMSPSVELQAKTTGKGLFGAIGAALGGENIFASLFTAQEDGSELILAPSYPGDILVVELEGNGLFAQGGAWLASSPEIELQTKGSMKALFSGEGLFLQHLRGRGPVFLSSYGAIIKKTLRAGESYKVDSGHIVAFEETVQYKIRTASRGLMSSMLSGEGLVCEYYGPGTIWLQSRNL